A window of Eriocheir sinensis breed Jianghai 21 chromosome 39, ASM2467909v1, whole genome shotgun sequence contains these coding sequences:
- the LOC127009040 gene encoding uncharacterized protein LOC127009040 isoform X2, translating to MAGGRQWRRLTCGWLVLLAILLREGSCVCYFPGELQGVWETQVTSEGFQGVIGGRRGVAAASITYQNITIHNDVVQEWGVCHRRRDDTVILADSTGVSQCYKCVSLRLVAAQVLQVWTPGLQKCFTSEDTAFQTCPTPAQIAENRATLLMLYKSRSVWGEPEVRVVGCPFDGRYTFTYERAGGAGGSCSLPTSEMSNCPHGFGYNVTYRDCSFSAVPFSRGLQCLGSWPGEDGHNYLAVRDVSVSEDQPHLPRYRCGIFEEEVGTARVYLALSNDTTCTNDLQSARSGYETFTLTSVPAPPLPAVVSQARCTFPRSLQGHWHHTYLGSDTALFRDYINHKTYSVSCVQDMNDGERFIVYARTHCGDWSYNCFWLKRRSANILEHMLGLYPKETVDPSVCDMRNFGDRTAWITQGKSLLEEPTSCPIIGRYTGELPDASGICAELFSDCSAPNLMSFTVAECRNTSAVYEQSVAGPTSEAGPWVPPEQQVSTGAVLTFKQDIREQRRSRRQVSGGQFRVANARTTTISWLWGTPAPPSTSTTTTTTTTTPQPPVTRSRFLPVPTWRRPLPRPPPEDKLPGPGAAGTFSPSPPQPSPPRRVGLNPIGFWPNNPNLESRPLPPGAGVVGAPSPVVEPPPPPPPPESEEEVLGVPGRATWVPGAPPGFNSSPGVTQNSSPQESAPGIAGPVVVPRPAVVPRPAGDLQPPGVRQPPAGQRTLKQEREYQCLGQWTEDGRIYALTYRRDIRTYECFVGVIKSDGTVFIKEAESEAGCSRNVQPEVFGMKLQRKEICPDDALRPFSKTPQSSQRSVTTRPTPRPTKPWKPITGRPRARGSGGVGTTTSPSTSLLCLTLTITLIAATVRSLIGSP from the exons GGTCGTGCGTGTGTTACTTCCCCGGGGAGCTGCAGGGCGTGTGGGAGACTCAGGTGACCAGCGAGGGCTTCCAGGGAGTGATTGGCGGCAGGCGGGGCGTGGCGGCGGCGTCCATCACCTACCAGAACATCACGATCCACAACGACGTCGTGCAGGAGTGGGGCGTGTGTCACCGGAGGCGGGACGACACCGTGATCCTggccgacag CACCGGTGTAAGCCAGTGCTACAAATGCGTGAGTCTTCGCCTTGTGGCCGCCCAGGTGCTACAAGTGTGGACGCCCGGCCTGCAAAAATGCTTCACCTCGGAGGACACGGCCTTCCAAACCTGCCCCACACCTGCACAGATTGCCGAGAACCGCGCCACGCTGCTCATGCTctata AGAGTCGCTCGGTGTGGGGTGAGCCTGAGGTGCGGGTGGTGGGGTGTCCTTTCGACGGCCGCTACACCTTCACCTACGAGCGggccgggggggcgggggggtcctgctccctccctacctccgAGATGTCCAACTGCCCCCACGGGTTTGGCTACAACGTGACCTATCGAGACTGTTCCTTCAGCGCCGTCCCCTTCA gccGCGGGTTGCAGTGCCTGGGATCGTGGCCCGGGGAGGACGGCCACAACTACCTGGCTGTGCGGGACGTCAGTGTGTCAGAGGACCAGCCTCACCTGCCCCGGTACAGGTGTGGG ATCTTCGAGGAGGAGGTGGGCACGGCGCGTGTGTACCTGGCGCTGAGCAACGACACCACCTGCACCAACGACCTCCAATCCGCCCGCAGCGG ttACGAGACCTTCACCCTCACCTCCGTGCCCGCCCCGCCGCTGCCCGCCGTGGTGAGCCAAGCCCGCTGTACCTTCCCCCGGAGCCTGCAGGGACACTGGCATCACACCTACCTGGGCAGCGACACGGCGCTCTTCAGG gACTACATCAACCACAAGACGTACAGTGTGAGTTGCGTACAAGACATGAACGACGGGGAGAGGTTCATCGTGTACGCCCGCACGcattg CGGAGACTGGAGCTACAACTGTTTCTGGCTCAAGCGACGCAGTGCAAACATATTAGAACACAtgctag GATTGTACCCGAAGGAGACGGTTGATCCTTCGGTGTGTGACATGCGGAACTTTGGAGACAGAACAGCATGGATCACTCAAGgca AGAGTCTGCTGGAGGAGCCCACCTCGTGTCCCATTATTGGCCGCTACACCGGCGAGCTGCCTGACGCCTCGGGTATCTGTGCCGAGCTCTTCTCAGACTGCTCGGCGCCCAACTTGATGTCCTTCACCGTGGCCGAGTGCCGCAACACCTCGGCCGTCTACGAAC AGTCGGTGGCGGGGCCCACCAGCGAGGCGGGGCCGTGGGTGCCGCCCGAGCAGCAGGTCAGCACAGGCGCCGTCCTGACCTTCAAACAAGATATCCGCGAGCAGAGGCGCAGCAGGAGGCAGGTTAGCGGGGGACAGTTCCGTGTGGCCAAcgcccgcaccaccaccatctcctggCTGTGGggcacccccgcccccccctctacctccactacaaccactaccaccaccaccacacctcagcCTCCTGTTACCAGGTCTCGCTTTCTTCCCGTGCCTACATGGAGGCGGCCCCTGCCCAGACCCCCTCCTGAAGACAAGTTACCTGGCCCTGGGGCTGCTGGCACCTTCTCCCCGTCGcctccccagccctccccaccgCGTAGGGTCGGCCTCAACCCCATTGGCTTTTGGCCTAATAACCCAAACTTAGAGTCTCGACCTCTGCCTCCTGGAGCAGGTGTGGTGGGCGCTCCCAGCCCAGTAGTGgagccgccgcccccgccgcctccccccgagagcgaggaggaggtgttgggggTGCCAGGCCGCGCCACCTGGGTCCCCGGAGCTCCACCTGGGTTCAACTCATCACCTGGCGTCACGCAAAACAGCTCTCCTCAGGAGTCCGCGCCGGGGATCGCCGGGCCCGTGGTGGTGCCACGGCCCGCGGTGGTGCCACGGCCCGCTGGTGACCTTCAACCTCCTGGCGTCCGTCAACCTCCTGCCGGCCAGCGCACGCTGAAGCAAG aGCGGGAATACCAGTGCCTCGGGCAGTGGACGGAGGACGGCCGCATCTACGCCCTCACCTACCGCCGCGACATCCGCACCTACGAGTGTTTCGTGGGCGTGATCAAGTCAGACGGCACCGTGTTCATCAAGGAGGCGGAATCGGAGGCGGGCTGCTCCAGGAACGTGCAGCCTGAGGTCTTTGGCATGAAGCTGCAGAGGAAAG AGATCTGCCCAGATGATGCTCTCCGGCCCTTCTCCAAAACCCCGCAGAGCTCCCAGCGCAGCGTCACCACGCGACCCACGCCCCGGCCCACCAAGCCCTGGAAGCCAATCACAG GTCGCCCGCGGGCCCGCGGCTCAGGTGGTGTGGGAACAActacctcaccctccacctctctgCTGTgcctcaccctcaccatcaccctcatcgCGGCCACCGTCCGCTCCCTCATTGGCAGCCCGTAG
- the LOC127009040 gene encoding uncharacterized protein LOC127009040 isoform X3 — MAGGRQWRRLTCGWLVLLAILLREGSCVCYFPGELQGVWETQVTSEGFQGVIGGRRGVAAASITYQNITIHNDVVQEWGVCHRRRDDTVILADSTGVSQCYKCVSLRLVAAQVLQVWTPGLQKCFTSEDTAFQTCPTPAQIAENRATLLMLYKSRSVWGEPEVRVVGCPFDGRYTFTYERAGGAGGSCSLPTSEMSNCPHGFGYNVTYRDCSFSAVPFSRGLQCLGSWPGEDGHNYLAVRDVSVSEDQPHLPRYRCGIFEEEVGTARVYLALSNDTTCTNDLQSARSGYETFTLTSVPAPPLPAVVSQARCTFPRSLQGHWHHTYLGSDTALFRDYINHKTYSVSCVQDMNDGERFIVYARTHCGDWSYNCFWLKRRSANILEHMLGLYPKETVDPSVCDMRNFGDRTAWITQGKSLLEEPTSCPIIGRYTGELPDASGICAELFSDCSAPNLMSFTVAECRNTSAVYEQREYQCLGQWTEDGRIYALTYRRDIRTYECFVGVIKSDGTVFIKEAESEAGCSRNVQPEVFGMKLQRKEICPDDALRPFSKTPQSSQRSVTTRPTPRPTKPWKPITGRPRARGSGGVGTTTSPSTSLLCLTLTITLIAATVRSLIGSP, encoded by the exons GGTCGTGCGTGTGTTACTTCCCCGGGGAGCTGCAGGGCGTGTGGGAGACTCAGGTGACCAGCGAGGGCTTCCAGGGAGTGATTGGCGGCAGGCGGGGCGTGGCGGCGGCGTCCATCACCTACCAGAACATCACGATCCACAACGACGTCGTGCAGGAGTGGGGCGTGTGTCACCGGAGGCGGGACGACACCGTGATCCTggccgacag CACCGGTGTAAGCCAGTGCTACAAATGCGTGAGTCTTCGCCTTGTGGCCGCCCAGGTGCTACAAGTGTGGACGCCCGGCCTGCAAAAATGCTTCACCTCGGAGGACACGGCCTTCCAAACCTGCCCCACACCTGCACAGATTGCCGAGAACCGCGCCACGCTGCTCATGCTctata AGAGTCGCTCGGTGTGGGGTGAGCCTGAGGTGCGGGTGGTGGGGTGTCCTTTCGACGGCCGCTACACCTTCACCTACGAGCGggccgggggggcgggggggtcctgctccctccctacctccgAGATGTCCAACTGCCCCCACGGGTTTGGCTACAACGTGACCTATCGAGACTGTTCCTTCAGCGCCGTCCCCTTCA gccGCGGGTTGCAGTGCCTGGGATCGTGGCCCGGGGAGGACGGCCACAACTACCTGGCTGTGCGGGACGTCAGTGTGTCAGAGGACCAGCCTCACCTGCCCCGGTACAGGTGTGGG ATCTTCGAGGAGGAGGTGGGCACGGCGCGTGTGTACCTGGCGCTGAGCAACGACACCACCTGCACCAACGACCTCCAATCCGCCCGCAGCGG ttACGAGACCTTCACCCTCACCTCCGTGCCCGCCCCGCCGCTGCCCGCCGTGGTGAGCCAAGCCCGCTGTACCTTCCCCCGGAGCCTGCAGGGACACTGGCATCACACCTACCTGGGCAGCGACACGGCGCTCTTCAGG gACTACATCAACCACAAGACGTACAGTGTGAGTTGCGTACAAGACATGAACGACGGGGAGAGGTTCATCGTGTACGCCCGCACGcattg CGGAGACTGGAGCTACAACTGTTTCTGGCTCAAGCGACGCAGTGCAAACATATTAGAACACAtgctag GATTGTACCCGAAGGAGACGGTTGATCCTTCGGTGTGTGACATGCGGAACTTTGGAGACAGAACAGCATGGATCACTCAAGgca AGAGTCTGCTGGAGGAGCCCACCTCGTGTCCCATTATTGGCCGCTACACCGGCGAGCTGCCTGACGCCTCGGGTATCTGTGCCGAGCTCTTCTCAGACTGCTCGGCGCCCAACTTGATGTCCTTCACCGTGGCCGAGTGCCGCAACACCTCGGCCGTCTACGAAC aGCGGGAATACCAGTGCCTCGGGCAGTGGACGGAGGACGGCCGCATCTACGCCCTCACCTACCGCCGCGACATCCGCACCTACGAGTGTTTCGTGGGCGTGATCAAGTCAGACGGCACCGTGTTCATCAAGGAGGCGGAATCGGAGGCGGGCTGCTCCAGGAACGTGCAGCCTGAGGTCTTTGGCATGAAGCTGCAGAGGAAAG AGATCTGCCCAGATGATGCTCTCCGGCCCTTCTCCAAAACCCCGCAGAGCTCCCAGCGCAGCGTCACCACGCGACCCACGCCCCGGCCCACCAAGCCCTGGAAGCCAATCACAG GTCGCCCGCGGGCCCGCGGCTCAGGTGGTGTGGGAACAActacctcaccctccacctctctgCTGTgcctcaccctcaccatcaccctcatcgCGGCCACCGTCCGCTCCCTCATTGGCAGCCCGTAG
- the LOC127009040 gene encoding sarcoplasmic reticulum histidine-rich calcium-binding protein-like isoform X1: MSSLPIGVRSITLNSVLPFGERTNMSGFCETFVFCVVRVTCGPAYPWLRCGRLFLHAAIAAEALNKVGETRPLEHKSEGGLLALLRVVSQRAGRGCAGVSSKIGTSEFKKSDAHRKINDFPRPWKSLDKGRSLWRAGRSGARHRPRRSLPLAPTISGPAPRPAHPSPRVSPVDSRGADSTSHDSSFPVTLKEDHHTYDGDVDETHHDSHNNNSDPGGRGDAHHDKNDTSHNNDDDFLLDDHHDGRQDDHHDDHHDNHHDDDDQHDHQDDEQDEHHDGHHDDRYNDHDDHHDKHDHHDDHHDVHDDNHHDAHDDDHHDDHNDEHDHHDDHHDDHHDVHNDDHHDDHHDEHDHHDDHHDDHRDAHDDDHNDYHHDDHEDDHRDDHHDEHDHHDDNHDDYHDDHDDDHHDDHHEEHDHHDEPDHHDDHHDDHHDAHDNDHHDDHHDDHHDDHHDDHHDDHHDDHQDDYPDEHDAHDDHHDAHLDEHDHHDNHDHHDDHHDAHLDEHDHHDNHDHHDDHNDEHDYHDDHDHHDEPDHDDDHHDDYNDGNHDDHHDDHHEDHHDEHDQHDDYQDNDDDNHHDVHHDEDGYHDDHSDDQHDEHDHHDEHSDDHHDKHDHHDNHHFEHDHHDEHSDDHHDDHHDKHDHHDNHHDEHDHHDEHDHHDDHHDEHDHQDDHHDEHDHQDDHHDEHDHHDDHRGDRHDDHHDEHDYHHDDHHDEHDHHDDRHDDHHDEHDHHDDRHDDHHDEHDHHDDRHDDHHDEHDHHDDRHDDHHDEHDHHLDIHDHHLDVHDHHDEHDHHLDEHDHHDNHHNEHDYHDEHDHHDDRHDDHLNGHHDDHHDDHHNDQNGDHHGEHGHHDDHHDDSHDQHGDHHDLPMSDLARNLEFNDTGDGQSTLLPSKEAQAARGDSAACEGGITTHSASGPPPCPTNNSQPAKEEQEEGNDEGKLMIMKDKKATNDENEDKKEEENDDIPQFPLSKPPRATHPPAHTTARPPMITLPALVWQPLGEPGRPRARGSGGVGTTTSPSTSLLCLTLTITLIAATVRSLIGSP, encoded by the exons atgtctTCCTTACCGATAGGAGTAAGAAGTATAACCCTGAATAGTGTACTACCTTTTGGGGAGAGGACTAACATGTCGGGGTTTTGTGAAACATTTGTGTTCTGTGTTGTTCGAGTCACATGTGGCCCAGCATATCCGTGGCTAAGATGTGGTCGCCTCTTCCTCCATGCTGCCATAGCCGCTGAGGCCCTGAACAAGGTAGGTGAGACTCGGCCGCTGGAGCACAAGTCTGAGGGCGGACTCCTCGCTCTCTTGCGTGTGGTGAGTCAAAGGGCCGGACGTGGGTGTGCAGGAGTCTCAAGTAAGATAGGAACTTCGGAATTTAAAAAATCGGACGCCCACAGGAAAATTAATGACTTTCCAAGGCCATGGAAGTCTCTGGACAAGGGGCGGTCACTGTGGCGGGCTGGGAGGAGCGGCGCAAGACACAGGCCCCGCCGCTCCCTGCCGCTGGCTCCCACCATCTCAGgccccgccccgcgccccgcccACCCTTCGCCTCGTGTTTCCCCTGTCGACTCAAGGGGGGCGGACTCAACATCCCACGATTCCAGTTTTCCAGTAACCCTGAAGGAAGACCATCATACCTATGACGGTGACGTGGACGAGACCCACCATGACTCCCATAATAATAACTCCGACCCAGGAGGCAGAGGTGATGCTCATCATGATAAGAATGACACCTCCCATAACAACGACGATGACTTCCTCCTTGACGACCACCATGACGGCAGACAGGACGACCACCACGACGACCATCACGACAACCATCATGACGACGACGACCAGCATGACCACCAAGACGATGAACAGGACGAACACCATGACGGCCACCACGACGACCGCTATAACGACCATGACGACCACCATGATAAACATGACCACCATGATGACCACCACGATGTCCACGATGATAACCATCATGATGCCCACGATGATGACCACCATGACGACCACAATGACGAACATGACCACCATGACGACCACCACGATGACCACCATGATGTCCACAATGATGACCACCATGACGACCACCATGATGAACATGACCACCATGACGACCACCACGATGACCACCGTGATGCCCACGATGATGACCACAATGATTACCACCATGACGACCACGAGGATGACCACCGTGACGACCATCATGATGAACATGATCATCATGACGACAACCATGATGACTACCATGACGACCACGATGATGACCACCATGACGACCACCATGAAGAACATGACCACCATGATGAACCTGACCACCATGATGACCACCATGACGACCACCATGATGCCCACGATAATGACCACCATGACGACCACCATGATGACCACCATGATGACCACCATGACGACCACCATGATGACCACCATGACGACCACCAGGATGACTACCCTGATGAACATGACGCCCATGACGACCACCATGATGCCCACCTTGATGAACATGACCACCATGACAACCATGACCACCATGACGACCACCATGATGCCCACCTTGATGAACATGACCACCATGACAACCATGACCACCATGACGACCACAATGATGAACATGACTACCATGACGACCATGACCACCATGATGAACCTGACCACGATGACGACCACCATGATGACTACAATGACGGCAATCATGATGACCACCATGACGATCATCATGAAGACCACCATGATGAACATGACCAGCATGACGACTACCAAGATAACGACGATGACAACCACCATGACGTCCACCACGATGAAGATGGCTACCATGACGACCACAGTGACGACCAACATGATGAACATGACCACCATGACGAGCACAGTGACGACCACCATGATAAACATGACCATCATGACAACCACCATTTTGAACATGATCACCATGACGAGCACAGTGACGACCACCATGACGACCACCATGATAAACATGACCACCATGACAACCACCATGATGAACATGACCACCATGACGAACATGACCATCATGACGACCACCATGATGAACATGACCACCAAGACGACCATCATGATGAACATGACCACCAAGACGACCATCATGATGAACATGACCACCATGACGACCATCGTGGCGACCGCCATGATGACCACCACGATGAACATGACTACCATCATGATGACCACCATGATGAACATGACCACCATGACGACCGCCACGATGACCACCATGATGAACATGACCACCATGACGACCGCCACGATGACCACCATGATGAACATGACCACCATGACGACCGCCACGATGACCACCATGATGAACATGACCACCATGACGACCGCCACGATGACCACCATGATGAACATGACCACCATCTTGATATACATGACCACCATCTTGATGTACATGACCACCATGACGAACATGACCACCATCTTGATGAACATGATCACCATGACAACCACCATAATGAACATGACTACCATGACGAACATGACCACCATGACGACCGCCATGATGACCACCTTAATGGACACCATGATGACCACCATGACGATCATCATAACGACCAAAATGGTGACCATCATGGTGAACATGGTCACCATGATGACCATCACGATGACTCCCATGACCAGCACGGTGACCATCATGACCTCCCGATGAGTGACTTGGCTAGGAACCTTGAGTTCAACGACACAGGTGACGGCCAATCAACGCTTCTGCCCAGCAAGGAGGCTCAGGCGGCGCGCGGGGACAGTGCTGCATGCGAGGGTGGAATAACGACCCATAGTGCCAGTGGCCCTCCTCCCTGCCCAACTAACAATTCCCAACCCgccaaggaggaacaggaagaaggaaacgatgaAGGAAAATTGATGATTATGAAGGACAAGAAGGCAACAAACGATGAGaacgaagacaagaaagaagaggaaaatgatgacaTCCCACAGTTTCCTCTCAGCAAGCCCCCCCGTGCCACACACCCTCCGGCCCACACCACCGCCAGGCCGCCCATGATCACTCTCCCCGCCCTGGTTTGGCAGCCCCTGGGGGAGCCAG GTCGCCCGCGGGCCCGCGGCTCAGGTGGTGTGGGAACAActacctcaccctccacctctctgCTGTgcctcaccctcaccatcaccctcatcgCGGCCACCGTCCGCTCCCTCATTGGCAGCCCGTAG